One Oryctolagus cuniculus chromosome 7, mOryCun1.1, whole genome shotgun sequence genomic window, GCTGTGCTTGCTGCCATGTCAGGACAGAGTTGCCAGGGAAGTGGGATCCGGGCTGGGActtagagagctggatgggcacATGAGGGAAGGACACTTTGAGCAGGGAACACGTGCAAAGAGGGGTGTCGGTGCATTGTGCGTGCAGAAGGGAGTGCATTGTGTGTGCAAAGGGAGGTGTCAGCGCAGTGCGTGCAGGACACTGGCACGTCCCTGGTGCCCGGGCCACGGCCGCAGGGGCCCCCAAGGAAGGAAGCTGGGCcagggggccaggcccaggcccctgtGGGCTGTAGACGAAGGCGCAGCCAGGGTCAAGGGCTGGCTCTAACCAGGGTGGGAGGTCACTGGCAGATCACCTCGGGAGACCCGGGTTTCTCTTTAGGGTGAGCACCATGGTGTTTAAAACTGTTGCAGAACTAAACAGCTCGCTGACTTGACTCTTCAACATACGTGCGCCGAGTTCATGTTTGTATGACAGTTTTACCAGGTTGCTAGGACTGGGGAGCCGCAGGGCCCATAGGAACGTGCCTCTCACTCCTGCCCCAGTCCAGGCTGCGCTCCcagccctgcaaggcagcagtcAGAAAAAAGGTGTGACGGTGGAGCAGCAGTCCAACTTGCATTTAGGGCCAGTGAGGAGGGGGCGCTGGAAAGAGGAGCACCTGGAGACCGGGTGAGGCCCACACCAGAGAAGTGGCCaggacacagatttttttttttttttttaggtttatttatttgtttgagaggcagagttccagagagggagaaggaggtcttccctctgctggttcacttcctaaatggccacaacggccagagctgggctgatctgaagccaggagcttcttccgggtctcccaggtggttgcaagggcccaagcactaggcccatcctccactgctttcccaggccatagcagagagctggatcagaagaggagcagccaggacttgaaccagcacccatatgggatgccggtgccacaggcagaggcttaacctactgcaccacagcaccagccccaacatggaAGTTTTGAGAGCCCTCAGAGCATGAACTGTGGGAAGGGCCTCAGGAGGGGCAGAGTATGGAACGGGCTTGTCCACTGCGGTCAGCAAAGGTTTCAGGGGAACAGGGAGTGGCAGGGTCTCAGAGCCTCTCAGTTCCGGGACCTGCAGCTGTCACTGGAGTGTGGGAACAGTGCGGTTCCAGGCATCAGAAGCCcatctgcaacccacatgggcgaGGTCAGCCCCAGGTGTCCCAGCTTCCAGCCCTGAGAAGGGGAACTCTCTCTCCTTGCCCACCTAGGAAGAGAGCCCAGCGCAGCGGGCAAAGGAGCAGGTGGCTTGAGCCCTTGACCCAGCAGGGTTGGCCCTCGCTGGCTGCGCGAGGTTGGGTGGCTTGGAGTTCAAGCGGGGCAGCAGTGAGCCCCTGAACCTGGTTCACCCACACGCCTCCCTCAACAGTGAGGGTGGAACTGGGCCCCGCAGCCCAGGAGGGGTACGGGATGCCCGTGGAGGCCAGACCCAGGCAGGTGCGGGCTGGGGTTCTGGCAGTCCCTTGAGGTGGCAGGGAGCTCCGCGTTGGCCTCAGCCCATCCATCCTGACCTCACCCACCTGCAGGAGGAGGACagcggccccagcccaggccccagccctggccccagcccaggctccgGTTTCCTGAAGCCCGCGCGGCCCCCAGGCCTCTCTCCCAACGGGCCCTGGACCCGGCCGCAGTGGAGCCCCCAGGCCCGGCCCAGCGGCGTGCGCTCCGACAGCGCCATTGCGCACCAGGAGATCCTGGGCCAGGAGCGGCTCTTCCAGGGCGCCTTCCTGGGCAGCGAGACGCGCAACGTGGAGTTCAAGCGGGGCAGCGGCGAGTACCTGAGCCTGGCCTTCAAACACCACGTGCGGCGCTACACGTGCGCCTTCCTCAACAGCGAGGGTGGCAGCCTGCTGGTGGGCGTGGAGGACAGCGGCCGCGTGCAGGGCATCCGATGCAGCCACCGCGACGAGGACCGCGCGCGCCTGCTCGTGGACTCCATCCTGCAGGGCTTCAAGCCCCAGGTCTTCCCTGACGCCTACACCCTCACCTTCATCCCCGTCGTCAGCACTGCCCCGAGCAACACCCCCCTCAAGGTGAGCCCCAGGGCGGGGAGCAGGCAGGAGCGACCTGGGTGTGGCTGGGCAGCGGTCCACGGTCAGGTGCGGTGCGGCCCAGTTGCTGTTGCCCCTCGCAGGTGCTACGCCTGACCGTGCACGCCCCCAAGGTGCAGGGCGAGCCGCAGCTCTACGAGACAGACCAGGGGGAGGTGTTCCTGCGGCGCGACGGGAGCATCCAGGGCCCGCTGTCTGTCAGTGCCATCCAGCAGTGGTGCAGGCAGGTGAGGAGGCCGGGGCCGGGGAGCCCAGGCCCATCTCGGGCCCGCTCGACCACCCCTTGGGCCAGCTCTCAGGCGTCACCACAATGGAGGGGTTGCATTCACATAACCGCAGTTCGTTCTGTGGCTGGGGGGAAAGGGCAGACCCAAGGCATCCTCCTTTTAAACACCTACACCCCACTTCCCGCAGCGCCCGagacctccacccccaccccctgcagtcAGAGCGGTGGAGGCACTCGATTGCTGTGTGGATGGGGAGAGTGAACTAAGGGGCCCCTGTACCATGTTGTAGGGGAGACGCTCACAAGAGGGTGCAGAGGAGCATGGGCCATGGTCCCAAGGAAAAGCCTTTTCAAGAGTTAAGAGTGGGGCGGGGCTGGTGGAGGGGAACGGGCGTGGCCGGGTGGCACCTGGGGAGGTCCCAGAGGGTGGCTTGCTGCTGGCTTCCCTCAGGACCCCAGCGCTGACTTAGCCAATAGGCAGCATGGCCAAGGGGCCTGGCTCCCCCAAAGCCAAGGCCTCCCAGGCTCAGGTTCAACCCTAGGTGAGAGGCGGACAGGCCCAAGAGCATGGCGGCCTGGCCATCAGCTCCCGCGCTGTCCCCCCAGAAGTGGATGGTGGAGCTGAGCAGACTGGAGGAGAAAGTCAAGGTGCTGACGGTGGAGAAGGAGCAGCtacagcagcggcggcggcactGGCCcgtctcctgcacctgctgtgtcctgtgaggccccaggcagcaggcaggtgcTGCCCTCTGGGCAGGGAGAGCCGGGAGCTCCTATTTGGGCCTAAGTCCTCCTGACGGGGAAGCACACTGCGCACAGGCTGGTCCCCACGTGGCTCTGACCCTGAGCAGACCCCCATCTGTGCGGCTGAGACATTGCTCTCAGGCCCCAAAGGAACCCCACTTTCAGAAAGGACTGTACAAACATGGCCAGTGTCACCCCAGGGCCGAGCTACACAGGGCTGTCCTCCCTGGGACGTTTGGCTTGCCCAGGCCAGGGTCTAtgctgggcaggggcggggcctgtccAGACCTGGTTTACTTGCTGCAACTTGTGGCTGTCAAAGCTTCTTAATAAATTCCTTGCCCCCGGGCCACGAGTGGTTATTTCTAGTACACTTGGTCGGCAGGTCAGGTGCCGCTGGGTTGTGTCCCGCgccagccctctgctggccagaagccacagcctgcatggGTTCCTGCTGCAGAGCTGTGGGGTGGGAGCCCAGCGGTCAGGTTCCAGCCCAGCCCTATCCTGAaggccaagggcttggggcaAAGGGCTGTGTGCCTCTggcttcagtttcttcacctgtgaCAGCGGTgcgggcaggggccggcgccctgtGTCTGTGCTGGCCAGGGCACAGCAGCACCTGCGCAGCAAGGGTCTGACTGCCGCTCCGCGGCCCCTCTGGGCGCTGCCGAGGACTCACTATGACCAGGGGCCATGCTGCTCCCCGTCAGGAGCGAGGCCCGACAGCTCCGTGCAGCTCCCCACCTGAGCTCAGCTCCTCCGGCCCTCGCACAGGCCATGCCAGCCTTGCTGCCCAGCTGGTTTCATGagcactcctgcctcaggccTTGGCCCTGCCCCCAGATCTCTGTGCTCACCACCTTCGCTACCCTCCCTGTCCCAAACCACACCCCTCCCAACCCTGCCATCCCCTCTCCAGGTGCTGTTGCACGGAGTCCTTGTATTTGTTTTTACCCCCCGCCCCACGCACCCCGTAACACACTGCAGCGCTCAGTGGCCTCAGGACTGCTGCTCACTAAGGCTCAGGACCAATAGCTGGCATGTGGCAGATGCGGCCAGCTGTGCTGATCAATCGATCAGGCACAGtgtgagtccccgctgctctgcttccgacccagctccctgctgatgtgcctgggaaggcgatggaagatggcccgagtgcttggattcccacacccatgtgggagaccgggaagaagctcctggcttcagcctggcccaaccctggctactgaggccatctggggggtgaggcagcagatggaagatctctgtctctccctctgtcactctgcctttcaaataaatccttttttcttaaagaatactCCTAAATTTTGGATCTGAGCCACCAGACCCGCCCGGAGCCTTGTCACATTGTGTAAACTGAGGTTCCGTGGACCACACCGTGGCAGATCCCTCCCACCCGCCCACTCCCAAGGTTAACCTTGGCCACGCCCGCAGAGCAGACATGGAGCTCTGGcaccccagccagcccctccGTCGGCAGCCAGGCAGCTCCCTGGGCCGGTCCCAGCTGCCTGGAGAGCTGGTTTTCTCACTTAGCCAACAGGATGCAGCCTTGCCTTGGACACGGTTCATACTGGTCACAGGGTTCTTCAAATGTGACCACAGATGTGTGTGTCCAGACAGCTCCCAAATCCCCAGGGCCGGTCAGAGAGGTGGCATCTGGGCAGGCTCCAGCACCAGGCTCCGCACTGGGGGCGAGTCCTCAGGAGCGTGCCTGGGGGGCTTGAGCTGGTGAACTGGAAAGGCGGGGCTGCTCCAGCCCGCAGACTGGGGGGTTTCTGAGAGCACCCAGAGGAAGCAGGCTGAGGCACGGATCGCCGACACCAGGCCTGGAAGGTGGGCAGCCCAGCTCCGGTCCTGGCAGCTGGCAGTCTTGTATGCCACAGCCGGGGTGCTGGGGCAGGCGGAGCTCTGCAAGCCCTGGGAGCCatctggggtccctgcacctgactGGCCTGCCAGGGCCACCTTCGATGGGCAGGAACACAAGAGCTCAAAGGTAAAGCACCCACACTGGCCCAAACCCTCGCTGTCTCGGGGGCACAGCGGGACCGCAGGCCCAGCGGGCCACACTGCGAGCACCGAGAGCAGCACGGAGAGCTTCGGAGAGGAGGCCGTCCGCCACCTGCTCTCGGGGGCGCAGACCAGGGACTGAAGGACTGGGATGGGCCGCAGCCAGCTCAGCCCTTCTGCTGCCTGGTGGCCGGAGGGTGAGTGGGCACCAATGGCACCGACATCCCCTCTGTTCGCTCTGGAGGGGAAGACCCTTGGGACAGTGACCTTTAGCTGGGAAGCTGCGGCCAGAGGAAGCGCTGGGGAGGCCTGTGTTCCGCTGCTCCCTGCCACGGGGGGGTGTCTGCAGAGGGGACTCCCCCATaacccctgctgcttccctcccatCAGAAGCCTTCTGGAAAATTCTGGATCCTATTAACAAAAAAGCTCGTCCCTTAGTTTTTACAACAAACTGCCGGATGCTCACTGCAGGagagcccagcacccacagcTCGGGCCTGCATGCAGCACGCTGGGCCCGCAGGCCTGCTCCAGGCAGTGGCACAGACACCAAACCAAGCCATCTCTTGCTCTGTGGGATTTATTTCTTAAGTTAGAGCATAGCCCAGGCCCGGCCGGCGGCCAGCGGCACGCGGCTGGGCTCCCCGTCCCGTCAGTTAAGAAAATAGCTTTCCTGATGCGTTCCAGCTGCAGTCACACCGCCCTGGAAGAACAGTGCCCGAGTACCGCTGAGTGGCCGGGGCCACAGCGCAGtctccccagctccctggtgCTTGCTGAGTGACCCCTTGATGCAAGGAGCGCCCAGCCCCGGCGGAAGCGCGGATGTAAAGGCAGAGTCTGTCTTCAGAGACAGACTCTCCTTCATGTGATGCCAAATGGACCGGTCCACGCTCCAACCCCAGGCGGTTCTGAGACTCCCCTGCTCTCAGCGGCAAGCAGCACCCTCAGGTCCCGGCCAGAACGGCCCTGGGTGACGGAGCCGCCCGCGCGGCACCTGCAGATCCACAGCGACACGAGGTAGTTGGAGAAACGGCGGTGATGGGTCCTCCGCCAGCCCCGGGCGTCGGCCTCTCGTCCCAACGCTCGACTGCAAAAGAAGCGCGTGTCCAACAGGCAGTGCACGTGCGGAGGGGCCAGCACACGTGGTGGGACATGCACGTGCCAAAGGTTTCCAGATACCCTTCCCcgtaataaaataatcttaataaaaacataatttaaaggaAGTGTCAAAAGCCAAGTGTAGAATCCAAGCTGTAAACTTAAAGTCCGAAGGCTCTCAACGAATCGTCCCTGTGTGAAACAAAAAATTAGCATTCAACAGGATGTCTGCACAGTAAAGTTACCATTTACAGGCCACTGCCCCGGCGGTCACTGCCCGTCTCCCAGGGTACTCGTAGGCACCTGACGCAGCCGGGGGCCACTCCCGACCCCATCGGCTCCCACCCCACCGCTGCGGGCCGCTGCTCTGCACAGTGCCCAGCCGCCTACCAGCGCCCCTGCAGGCAGCTCTCCCCGGCAGGGCACCCAGAAACCCCACATGGCGGCCCAGTCAGCCACCCGGCCCTACTCCTGACACTCGCTCCTCAGAGCCCACTGCCGCCGCTACAGTCGCTGTCACTTGGGAGGCCAGCCGGCAAGGTAGAAGGGCGCAGGACCGCGGTCCCCAGCTTGCACCGGCCCCCGCCAGCAGCAGAGGCCACTGGCGCCCAGGGAGGTCCACCTGCCCAGGCCATGCGGCGGGAGCCCCAGCGGCCTGGGTCCCCACCAGACAGCCCTTTGCAGCCCCCCACCAGCAGAATCTCTGCCAACACAGTCCGCTCTGGGTCTAAAGGGTTCCCAGTTCACGTCGCCGCTCGTGGTTACTGCACACCACAACTCAAGACCCGGTCAGTCTGAAGACAAGCGTTGAAGGCTGCGCTTGGTCTGGAGGGACTTCCAGGTGAGCCGCGGTCAACGCCAAGCCGCTCTGTGAGCAGCAGCTGTCAGCGCTTCCCGCCGGAAGCCTGAGGCTGGGAAGGTGCCTGGGACTCACGGAcacactgctgcctcctcccctgctccaGGCTCGCAGCCACAAGAAACAACAGGGCCCAAGAACCCCGCGCCCCAGGACGCCCCCACTGTGGCCACCGGCAGGGTACACCCTCTGCGGGCCACACCTGCGCCCTCAGCCTCTGCCGTACATTCTTGCAATCCCAGCGTCTGCCCGTCTGCTTCGCTTTCCCTGAACTAAAAACGTCACTTACGTTCCCAACTCAGTCATGGTTGATCGATGGAAACTTGAGCTCCGTGATCTCGGAGTCGGGGGAGCTGCTTCCACTTCTGTCGCTGTAGGTGTCCCTGCAGAATTCCCACGGTTTGTTCACCATCTGTCACCAGGACCTCACTGTCCTGCCCTGCTCCCGTAGCCACCGTGACAACGGGGACCCTGGTCTGCACCCGGCAGAAACCACACTCCTCGCCGCGCCACCCCCAGCACGgggtgcagggctgcagggctgctctCCAGGGTACAGGGGCCATCACCCCACTGGTGGTTCAGCATGACGTGATGCCCAGACCAGCTACCAGCTGGGGATAAGGGCAACACAGGCCGCATGCCCCGCCCCTGCAGCTTCCCCACAGTGCAGCCAGGGGAGCCCCTGGCGAAGGGGAAGGACACGCAGGGCCCCCTGCGAGCACACCAGCCCGGGCGCGGTGGCTTGTGCTGGAGACTGCGGGGCACCTCCCCGTGGCCAGCCTGGTGCCGCTTAAAGGACGGGCAGGCAGATGAGGAGGAGATGAAGAGCCGCACCTGGGCGAGAGCCTGCAGCCTTTCTGGAGGTAATGCGGGAGCCGCCCCACCGAGGCCAGCAGGAGGCCGAAGTACGGCGGGGAGGGCTTGATGGGTCGCGACAGGAACTCAGGGTGGTACTGAACGCCGACAAAGAAAGGATGATCTGAAACAAATCCACAGGAACCGCTATGTGTGTTGTGCACAGGACGCCACAGCAGGGAGGTATCACGTGGTTTCCCCCGCCAGAGACTCTGAAGGGGCGGGCAGACGGACCCGGCTGGGGGGCCTCTCCGGGCTCCTCCCCGGGACCGGCTCCTGGGACTCCCAGCAGCTGGCACGCAGTTCACTGGAGCTGACGGGCGTTCAGTACCAAGGTCAAGCTCTCCTTTGGCAGGGGTTAAACACAAGGCCGCGTGCAGGGCTGCAGCTTCCCGACATGGGCAGGGGGGACACAGCGTGCAGACAATCACCTTCCAACTCCACGAtctccattctctctccttcAACATCTTGGCCGACGAACTTCAAGCCCTGCTCTTCCAGACACTTCTTGAGGACTGGATTCACCTGTTGAAGCACGAGACGTCAGCGACCGGCCTCGCCACCCACGGGCTCTGCAGAGACGCGCAAAGAGCGCTCGACTCTCACCTCGAACCTGTGGCGGTGCcgctcctccaggaagtctgcgTCTCCGTAGAGCTTCCCTGCAGGACAGCCCAGGCCTCGCGTCAAGAACGGATCTCATGAAAGAGCCCACCCTCCCCTGCTTCCCGGTCCCGTCTCCTGAGTGTGCCAGCTGCCGCCGCCATGGCTCCCCTGCTCCTCATGGCACGGCCTAGACTCTTTCTCGGCTCTCTCTGGCCACACCAAGGAGAGGCATCCCAGCCATGGACCCCACCAGCCTCTGATGCCAACAGAGCGGGAAGAGCCCTGCCAGGTGACTGCCGCACCTGCACGCAGGCTGCCAGCCGAGACCCCCGCGTGCCCAGGGGAGAGCTGGGAGGACCTGGAGATCAAGCGGCCACTGCGGGACCACCATACAGACACAAGGGTGCCTCAGCTAAGACGAGGGCAAGGAAAACAACACCTGCACGGAGTTACTTCCTTTCAGCCTTTCCCTAAATCTCTAGCACCTACTCGTACTGTGTTGGCATAAAATCTACTTAGACTGAACCCCAGGGAGTTGCTGTTTTTGTAGGGTAAAAATCAACTCTCAGCACTCCCTGCTTCCACTGGCTAGGACAGGAACCTAACAGGTTACACTGGATTGAACCTGCCTGCCTCGTTCCACGGCGCTGTCCACACCATGGTCCCCGCCACACCGCCAGGGCCCCGCAGAGCCCACGCTGCTGGTCTGGAGCTTACAGAACCGTAAACAGGTGTGATTAGGAGGGGGAAAAGAACTTCAAAAGCAAGAACAAAACCCGAAAATGTCAGCGGAGCCACAGCATCACCCTAAGACACGCGTCCTGCCCGAGCCACGCCCAAACCAGGCCGGCTCCCAGCAGCTCTTACTCATGACCGAGTTCTTGGTCTGGAACAGGGTTCTCCTCTTGCCCAGCCTCATGGTGCCGCCCATCTGCCCGGGGTTGTGTTCGGGCATGTCTATGACCTGGAGAGGTTCAGAAAACAGACATGGACTAccaaaccctgctgctccaccaaCCAGCCCTGCCTAATGACAGATGTTCTGTCACCATGGAAACACCTCCCGACAACCACCTTCAGCCCACCCTCATGGTCACCACACTGTGTAGCACCCAGCCCCGCTACTGGGCAAGTGCTATGAGGCTGGAGTACGTCATAAGGACCATGAGGACAGACCGGGCACAGCGGTGTCTCCCCCACCGGCCCATGCGCTGCTCACAGGCAAGGGAGCTAGCAAGCACCCAGGAGACGCCTTCGCAGGTGACAGAGGGCTGTGCAGCGTGCCAGCGACAGCCCCACTCACCTCCCAGCCCGTGCCCTGCTCTCCCCACCCAAAGGTCCCACACTCCCAAACCTTCCCTTCGACCctcctgtctgtccctccccTAGGAGCCCTAACAGCCCAGTGGGATGagcagtgctgtgacacaggagTTGCCGGGCCCAGGAGAGCTCTGGCCACCACGAGGCCACTGGGCACAAGTCTCCCAGCAGTTCTTGAGTCACACACCCATCTCCCAAGATGGCTGTTGGAGTTTACATATTAATATAAGGACTTAAAAccttcattttggtgcaaaattaatgtgaaatccatgcataatttacTTACAATATGCATCCTCTATTAATGTGATgatcccgtgtgtgtgtgtgtgtgtttgtgtgtctcatATTAGGATTATTTATCAGGgtcggcactgtgacacagcgggttaaagtcctggcctgaagcgccggcatcccatatgggtgccggttctagtctcagctgctcctcttctgatccagctctctgctatggcctgggaaagcagtgggagaccaggaagaagctcctggctcctggcttcgaatcagcacagctctggccactgtggccacctggggagtgaaccagcggatgggagacctctctctctctgtcactctgacttttgaataaataaataaatcttaaaaaaaaaaaaaaggattatttatcaAGCACTCCCAGGCTCTGAGGAGAGTGGGGATGGGGAATTATCTTCATCAGGAAGGTTTTCCCAGTGGCCAGGCTAGCATCTGTCTTAGAAACTTTCTGGGGTTAAGCTGGAACGGTGAGGGGAAATGACGATGAAAAGGACGCCCCATCTGGTAGGTCCGAGGGCCCAAGACATCAGGGTCTCTGGAATGGAGCCAGCAGCTCCCGCGTCCTGTCTGCAGCCAATCACATTCGCAGGGCCCCTCCCACACTCCTCTGAGGTTCATGCACCACTCACCACAGGATGACTGGTCTTAGGATCAAACTCCGTAGAATTGGCATCTGAAAAATTAGAATTCTTGAGTTGTAAAAACAGTTACAAATGAAAGTGATTACCTCAGACACACTGCCGAGCGCTAAGCCACAATTTCCCTTCGCGGTTTAAAGTCGGTCGATGATTAGAACAAAAACTGGAGACTATTTCTAAGACACGAAGTACTAAATACACAAACACAAGTGAGTTTCTCCCACTCATCTTTAACTCTCTGTGAAGTCCAACTGCACAAAAGCAATGGCCTAACCTCCATCTTTCTTTAGAAAATGTGCTTTTATGGCATTTCTTACATTGTCTTAATTCCTTCCCTTTAAGTCttagactctgtctctctccaagaTGAGCAAGCActagttttccaatttctttcatCCTCAGAATCAACCGCTTTGCTCAAGAGCCAACTCGGAAGTTACCTGCCGGCAACTCAGTAAGAACGCACGCACCTCTGAATCTCAGGCAAAACTGCCGAGGGCTGAACAGCAGGGAACCAGCTCCTGCACAGCGTTTCCGGCTCTTTCCATGGGCACGCAAGGCACCGTTACCTCCCAGGTCTGAAGCAGGGGTCCATCTCAACTAGGGGCGAGTTCTACCACCAAGTCACTTGCCCACTGGGAGCCCAGGTGAGACGGGCTGGACTATGAAAGGGTGCAGGGAGCCCCCACCACGAACCAGCCTGAGTGGTGGGACCGTCCCTACCCAGATGCAGAAGGCAGGACTAAGGGACATACTATGCTGCCCACCAGACTGAGCCACCCTTCCCCAGGGTCACTGTGAAGCAGCCTCTCAAAACAGGGGCCAGGAcacccagctgcaccacagctggCTTCGAGCACCACTGCGCAGTGCACAGCCGGGCTGCGTCTGCGCTCCTCTGGACTGCTCCATTTGTCACAGAAGGACGTTGGTCTGAAAACCCAGTATTTGTAAGCTGGGCTACGAAGAACAGACTGGCCAACCATCCCAGCATGGCCTTGTAAGCCACACTCCTAGGATTCACGCCCGTGCGGTCCCTGCCCGACTCTGGCTTAGCTAcgcgcctggctttggctgaCAGGTGGCTTTCATTTTGGAGGCCAGGCCcctggggggggtgtgtgtgtgtgtgtgtgtggccatggtTATCAGAGAGAATCTCCTGAACAGGAAGTCGCAGGAGCAGGAAGCAACAGCCACTTTCTCAGCCACGCTCCCTCCTTCCTATGTGGAGGAGCCCCTCGCTGCCCGCGAGGCAGGCGTGTCCTCTGCACGGCCCCCCGGCCCCAAGGGGCGAGAGAGGCCAGCACACT contains:
- the SLFNL1 gene encoding schlafen-like protein 1 isoform X4 is translated as MEPLGEQPLPALPQEETPPKDSGLEAEPSTHTLYVGHLNPQFSVPVLACLLRDTLERLQLPVAREDIEVVRRPGKAYALVHVATPKAALGSLPWRLQMALEEHLIVKEVAARGKELVLAEGRGPLLSRREEEDSGPSPGPSPGPSPGSGFLKPARPPGLSPNGPWTRPQWSPQARPSGVRSDSAIAHQEILGQERLFQGAFLGSETRNVEFKRGSGEYLSLAFKHHVRRYTCAFLNSEGGSLLVGVEDSGRVQGIRCSHRDEDRARLLVDSILQGFKPQVFPDAYTLTFIPVVSTAPSNTPLKVQGEPQLYETDQGEVFLRRDGSIQGPLSVSAIQQWCRQGRRSQEGAEEHGPWSQGKAFSRKWMVELSRLEEKVKVLTVEKEQLQQRRRHWPVSCTCCVL
- the SLFNL1 gene encoding schlafen-like protein 1 isoform X3, encoding MEPLGEQPLPALPQEETPPKDSGLEAEPSTHTLYVGHLNPQFSVPVLACLLRDTLERLQLPVAREDIEVVRRPGKAYALVHVATPKAALGSLPWRLQMALEEHLIVKEVAARGKELVLAEGRGPLLSRREEEDSGPSPGPSPGPSPGSGFLKPARPPGLSPNGPWTRPQWSPQARPSGVRSDSAIAHQEILGQERLFQGAFLGSETRNVEFKRGSGEYLSLAFKHHVRRYTCAFLNSEGGSLLVGVEDSGRVQGIRCSHRDEDRARLLVDSILQGFKPQVFPDAYTLTFIPVVSTAPSNTPLKVLRLTVHAPKVQGEPQLYETDQGEVFLRRDGSIQGPLSVSAIQQWCRQGRRSQEGAEEHGPWSQGKAFSRKWMVELSRLEEKVKVLTVEKEQLQQRRRHWPVSCTCCVL
- the SLFNL1 gene encoding schlafen-like protein 1 isoform X1 translates to MEPLGEQPLPALPQEETPPKDSGLEAEPSTHTLYVGHLNPQFSVPVLACLLRDTLERLQLPVAREDIEVVRRPGKAYALVHVATPKAALGSLPWRLQMALEEHLIVKEVAARGKELVLAEGRGPLLSRREEEDSGPSPGPSPGPSPGSGFLKPARPPGLSPNGPWTRPQWSPQARPSGVRSDSAIAHQEILGQERLFQGAFLGSETRNVEFKRGSGEYLSLAFKHHVRRYTCAFLNSEGGSLLVGVEDSGRVQGIRCSHRDEDRARLLVDSILQGFKPQVFPDAYTLTFIPVVSTAPSNTPLKVLRLTVHAPKVQGEPQLYETDQGEVFLRRDGSIQGPLSVSAIQQWCRQVRGGQAQEHGGLAISSRAVPPEVDGGAEQTGGESQGADGGEGAATAAAAALARLLHLLCPVRPQAAGRCCPLGRESRELLFGPKSS
- the SLFNL1 gene encoding schlafen-like protein 1 isoform X5 translates to MEPLGEQPLPALPQEETPPKDSGLEAEPSTHTLYVGHLNPQFSVPVLACLLRDTLERLQLPVAREDIEVVRRPGKAYALVHVATPKAALGSLPWRLQMALEEHLIVKEVAARGKELVLAEGRGPLLSRREEEDSGPSPGPSPGPSPGSGFLKPARPPGLSPNGPWTRPQWSPQARPSGVRSDSAIAHQEILGQERLFQGAFLGSETRNVEFKRGSGEYLSLAFKHHVRRYTCAFLNSEGGSLLVGVEDSGRVQGIRCSHRDEDRARLLVDSILQGFKPQVFPDAYTLTFIPVVSTAPSNTPLKVLRLTVHAPKVQGEPQLYETDQGEVFLRRDGSIQGPLSVSAIQQWCRQKWMVELSRLEEKVKVLTVEKEQLQQRRRHWPVSCTCCVL
- the SLFNL1 gene encoding schlafen-like protein 1 isoform X2, producing the protein MEPLGEQPLPALPQEETPPKDSGLEAEPSTHTLYVGHLNPQFSVPVLACLLRDTLERLQLPVAREDIEVVRRPGKAYALVHVATPKAALGSLPWRLQMALEEHLIVKEVAARGKELVLAEGRGPLLSRREEEDSGPSPGPSPGPSPGSGFLKPARPPGLSPNGPWTRPQWSPQARPSGVRSDSAIAHQEILGQERLFQGAFLGSETRNVEFKRGSGEYLSLAFKHHVRRYTCAFLNSEGGSLLVGVEDSGRVQGIRCSHRDEDRARLLVDSILQGFKPQVFPDAYTLTFIPVVSTAPSNTPLKVQGEPQLYETDQGEVFLRRDGSIQGPLSVSAIQQWCRQVRGGQAQEHGGLAISSRAVPPEVDGGAEQTGGESQGADGGEGAATAAAAALARLLHLLCPVRPQAAGRCCPLGRESRELLFGPKSS
- the SLFNL1 gene encoding schlafen-like protein 1 isoform X6, translating into MEPLGEQPLPALPQEETPPKDSGLEAEPSTHTLYVGHLNPQFSVPVLACLLRDTLERLQLPVAREDIEVVRRPGKAYALVHVATPKAALGSLPWRLQMALEEHLIVKEVAARGKELVLAEGRGPLLSRREEEDSGPSPGPSPGPSPGSGFLKPARPPGLSPNGPWTRPQWSPQARPSGVRSDSAIAHQEILGQERLFQGAFLGSETRNVEFKRGSGEYLSLAFKHHVRRYTCAFLNSEGGSLLVGVEDSGRVQGIRCSHRDEDRARLLVDSILQGFKPQVFPDAYTLTFIPVVSTAPSNTPLKVQGEPQLYETDQGEVFLRRDGSIQGPLSVSAIQQWCRQKWMVELSRLEEKVKVLTVEKEQLQQRRRHWPVSCTCCVL